A window from Podospora bellae-mahoneyi strain CBS 112042 chromosome 1 map unlocalized CBS112042p_1, whole genome shotgun sequence encodes these proteins:
- a CDS encoding uncharacterized protein (EggNog:ENOG503NZDY; COG:S), with protein MYQLTAVDGYKYPKPDTYVSEILPIAAGLAAIASDQTLSLFDPTRLNAGPLKQITTDHGNLTCAKVYDPAESIVCTAGENGTVSIWDFRTNPIKPAMQIRGNNDPIPILSLACSNPTHTLAAGTELANHQASILLWDLRSFPSSPKITYTEIHSDDITELTFHPTTPNLLLSGSTDGLLSISDTLITDEDDLVITTFNHGSVHHAGFLNQSSEIYAASHDEKFAIYDMSDGTIEKGAAVLDMGDIREAVGCQYLANVVPKLGGNNGAVVGVGAQDQELFQLVHLAKGGNGQWGLDRESVVALPGAHGQELVRSFVFYDEQQLVITAGEDGAVRSWRPT; from the exons ATGTACCAACTCACGGCCGTGGACGGCTACAAATACCCCAAACCAGACACTTATGTTTCGGAAATTCTCCCCATAGCTGCCGGCCTCGCAGCCATTGCTTCAGACCAAACCCTCAGTCTCTTCGACCCCACACGACTCAACGCCGGCCCTCTCAAGCAAATCACAACCGATCATGGGAACCTCACCTGTGCCAAAGTATACGATCCCGCCGAGTCGATAGTCTGCACCGCAGGTGAGAATGGTACCGTCTCCATCTGGGATTTCAGGACAAATCCCATCAAACCCGCCATGCAAATACGAG GCAACAAtgaccccatccccatcctctccctaGCCTGTTCCAACCCCACCCACACCCTCGCCGCTGGCACCGAACTAGCCAACCACCAagcctccatcctcctctggGACCTCCGCTCTTTTCCGTCCTCCCCCAAGATCACCTACACCGAAATCCACTCCGACGACATAACCGAACTCACCTtccacccaacaacccccaatctcctcctctccggctCGACCGACGGTCTCCTCTCGATAAGCGacaccctcatcaccgacGAAGACGACCTCGTCATCACAACCTTCAACCACGGCTCCGTCCACCACGCCGGCTTCCTCAATCAGTCCTCTGAAATCTACGCCGCCTCCCACGACGAAAAGTTCGCCATCTACGACATGTCGGACGGCACCATTGAAAAGGGGGCGGCAGTCTTGGATATGGGGGATATACGAGAGGCGGTGGGGTGTCAGTATCTGGCGAATGTGGTCCCGAAACTTGGGGGTAATAATGGGGCggttgttggggtgggggCGCAGGA TCAAGAACTGTTTCAACTCGTTCATCTCGCCAAGGGAGGGAACGGGCAGTGGGGATTGGATAGGGAGAGCGTGGTAGCTCTGCCGGGGGCGCACGGGCAGGAGTTGGTGAGGAGTTTTGTTTTTTATGACGAGCAGCAGTTGGTTATCACggcgggtgaggatggggcaGTTCGGTCTTGGAGGCCGACGTAG